Proteins from one Carcharodon carcharias isolate sCarCar2 chromosome 19, sCarCar2.pri, whole genome shotgun sequence genomic window:
- the LOC121291170 gene encoding histone H2B type 1-A-like has translation MPEVEAAAKDGAPRRLKQLLTKVTKKPPKKWRKSRKQSYSAYVYRGLTHVHPSTRISSKALSVMNSFIIDSFEHIASEASHLIHYNKRHIIMAREIQSAVRLKLPGELAKHTVSKGAKAVNK, from the coding sequence ATGCCTGAGGTGGAAGCTGCGGCTAAGGACGGTGCACCCCGCAGGTTGAAGCAGTTgctgactaaagtcaccaagaagccgcCCAAGAAGTGGAGGAAATctcgcaagcagagctattccgCTTATGTGTACAGGGGGCTGACCCAcgtccacccttccaccaggatctcatCCAAGGCCctgagtgttatgaattccttcatTATTGACAGTTTCGAACACATCGCCTCTGAGGCCtcgcacctcattcactacaacaagcgccACATCATCATGGCAAGGGAGATTCAGAGCGCCGTCCGCCTCAAGCTGCCtggggaactggccaaacacaCCGTCTCCAAAGGTGCCAAAGCAGTCAACAAATAA